A genomic segment from Glycine soja cultivar W05 chromosome 20, ASM419377v2, whole genome shotgun sequence encodes:
- the LOC114401255 gene encoding proteasome subunit beta type-2-B-like has product MECVFGLVGNGFAIVVADSSAVHSILVHKSNEDKIMLLDSHKLIAASGEPGDRVQFTEYIQKNVALYQFRNGIPLTTAAAANFTRGELATALRKNPYSVNILLAGYDKETGPELYYIDYIATLHKLEKGAFGYGSYFSLSMMDRHYHSGMSVEEAVDLVDKCIMEIRSRLVVAPPNFVIKIVDKDGAREYAWRESVQDVPVPSA; this is encoded by the exons ATGGAGTGCGTATTCGGATTGGTGGGTAATGGGTTTGCGATCGTGGTGGCTGATTCATCGGCGGTGCACAGCATCCTCGTCCACAAGTCCAACGAGGACAAGATCATGCTCCTCGATTCCCACAAACTCATTGCCGCTAGCGGCGAGCCCGGAGACAG GGTTCAGTTCACAGAGTACATTCAGAAGAACGTCGCCTTGTATCAGTTCCGTAACGGCATCCCTCTTACCACCGCCGCCGCCGCCAATTTCACGCGTGGCGAACTCGCCACTGCTCTCCGCAAG AACCCATACTCTGTGAACATCCTTCTTGCTGGTTATGACAAAGAGACGGGCCCTGAACTATACTATATTGACTACATTGCAACGCTTCACAAGCTTGAAAAGGGGGCTTTTGGTTATGGCTCCTATTTTTCACTGTCAATGATGGACAGACACTACCATAGTGGAATGTCAGTTGAAGAAGCAGTTGATCTCGTTGATAAGTGCATTATGGAGATCAGATCCAGGCTCGTTGTTGCACCACCGAACTTTGTTATTAAAATTGTGGACAAGGATGGTGCAAGAGAGTACGCATGGCGTGAATCTGTCCAGGATGTTCCTGTTCCTTCAGCTTGA